The DNA sequence GGCACCTTGTTCGGGGGCATCGACCTGTTCCAGTACCAGGGTGCCGGCATCCACGCTGCGCCGTTCGGCGGGCCAGGGGCGGGCAGGGTCGTCCAGCGCATCGCCCGGGTCGGCCAGGACCAGGCGCAGGGTCCAGCGCAATGGGCCCTGGGCCAGGCGCTGCTGCAGGTCGTGTTGCAGGTACTGCTTGTCATCGACCTGGGCAGGCAACGCGGCAAACGCGCTGTGCGGCTCAAGTTGCCAGCGTACCGGGTGGGCGGTGCCGGCGCTGTCGATCAGGCGGAAGGCATTGATGCTGTGGTACTGCGTGCTGGCAAAGCTGTTGCTTGGCTTGTAGCTGGCCGCCCATTGGCGAAATGCTGCACTTTCCGGATGGGCGGCGAAGAATGCCTGCAGTTTGCCTGGGTCCGGTTTGCCGGTGGCCGGGTCGGGCGCGCTTGCCAGCACTTGCTCATAAAACCCCTGCGGTGTGCTGACCGCCAGCACCGGCGGGTTGTTCATGCCGGTACGCCAGACCTGGCCGTCGTCGGTGCTGAGCTGGATGGCCAGGCTGCGTACCGGTATGCCGGTGTCCGGGGCGAACGGGTTGGCACCGCCGATGGCGAAACGGCCAGTCACCGGCACCCGTTGCTGGCTGAACACGCGCGCTGTAGACAGGCTGGCGGCCTGGCCGCTGGCCTGGAAGTAGCCACTGACGCACAGGCCCTTGGCGTGGTTCTTGCGGTAGCCCGGGTAATGCCCGGCCTGCGCTTCGAACGTGTCGATGATCCGTTGCGGGGTCAGCCGAGGCTGGCCGAGCCAGCCGGCGGCATAGGCAAAGCTGGCGCCGGCGGCCAGCACCACGGCGCCGATGGCGGCCAGGCGCAGGGCCAGGGCTTGGCCGTGCAGGGGTGATTTCATGGTCGGGGTCCGGTTCAGTGAAGGTGCCGGTACGACGGCGTCGGGTAAAACTTATTCCCTCGAGGGGAATAGAATTTGCGCACAGGCGTCTGCTACCTACACTGACCAACCCAGAGGCCGGACCTTGCCATGCACGACCTGGACGACCACCAGTGGCGCGAACTGCTTGCCCGCCTGCGCCGCTTTGCCGTGTGGCTGACCCGCGAGCCGGGCAGCGCCGATGACCTGGTGCAGGCCACGGTCGAGCGGGCCCTGAGCCGGCGCGGTCAACAGCGTGACGCCGATGCGCTGCGCGCCTGGCTGTTCACCATTCTTTATCGGCTGTTTCTCGACGGTAAACGTCGCGAGCGCCTGCATGCACGCTGGCTGTCCTGGTTTGGCCGGGGCGAACGTGATGAAGAGCCGGTTGGCGACAACCTCGAGGCCATCGTCCAGGCCCAGGCCGACCTGCAGGCGTTTGCCCGGTTGACGGCGGAGCAGCGTGCCTTGCTGCTGCTGGTGACTGTCGAAGGCCTGAGCTACAAGGAGGCCGCCGAGGCGCTTGGCATCCCCATCGGCACCGTGATGTCGCGCCTGTCGCGCGCACGCAATGCCTTGCGCCAACTGACCGAGGGTGACCCCCAGCCACCAGCCTTGCGGAGACTGAAATGACGCGCCTGATCCCCAGCGAAGACGAATTGCACGCTTATGTCGATGAGCGCCTGGAGCCTGCGCGCCGCGCCGAAGTGCAGGCCTGGCTGGCGGCCAACCCGCAGGCAGCGGCCAAGGTCGAGGGCTGGCGTGCCGATGCCCGCCGCTTGCGCGCGGCGTTGGCCGGCTTTGCCGACCTGCCTGCGGCGGCGCAACTGGACCTGGACCGGTTGCAGCAGCAAGTACGCCAGCGCCGTCAGCGCCACTGGGCCACGGCGGCGGTGCTGTTGCTGGCACTGGGGGTGGGCGGGCTGGGCGGTTGGCAGGTGCGCGAGGCGACCCTGGCGCAGGCGATGCTGCCGATGGCCGATGCGGTGCAGGCGCACCGCCTGTTTGCCGGCAGCGAGGCGCTGGATATCCAGGCCAGCGACCCGGCGCAGTTGCGCGCCTGGCTGGGCCGGCATTTCAACCGCGTGGGCCAGTTGCCGGACCTGGCAGGGTATGGTTTCAAACCGCTGGGCGCGCGCCTGCTCAGCAATGAGCAAGGGCCGGCGGCGCTACTGGTGTTCGAGGATGGCAAGGGGCAGCGCATCAGCCTGTTCCTGCGTTCACCGGGCGAGCAGTACCGGCGCATGCCGGATGGGCAGCGGGTGGATGGCCAGCTGCAGGCGCGGTACTGGTCGCACGGGGCGTACAACTTTGCCTTGGTCAGCGCCGCGGACGATGTGCGCGGCGCTGGGGTGGGGGAGGCGTTGCGCTTGGGGTTGTGAACGAGCAGATCGAGCTCGGCGCTCGCTTGCCCTTGACGCATTCGGTTCAACCACTTGGGGGCTGCGCAGCAGCCCCGGCGATCAGCTCAATTCCAGCCAGATCGGCGCATGGTCCGAAGGCTTTTCCATCCCGCGCAGCTCGTAGTCCACACCGGCGGCCTTGAGCCGTGGCACCAGGTGCTGCGACGCCATGATCAGGTCGATGCGCAGGCCGCGCTTGGGTTCGTCCTCGAAACCACGGCTGCGGTAGTCGAACCAGCTGAAGCGGTCGGCCACGTCCGGGTGCAGGTGGCGGAAGCTGTCGACCAGGCCCCAGCCCTTCAGGCGCTCAAGCCACTCCCGCTCCTCCGGCAGGAAGCTGCATTTGCCGGTCTTGAGCCAGCGCTTGGCATTGTCCGGGCCGATGCCGATGTCGCAGTCCTGCGGCGAGATATTCATGTCGCCCATCACCAGCAGTGGCTGGTCGTTGCGGAACTGGCCTTCGAGCAGTGCCTGCAGGTCACCGTAGAAGCGCTGCTTGGCCGGGAATTTGGTGGGGTGGTCGCGGCTCTCGCCTTGGGGAAAGTAGCCGTTCATGATGGTGATCGGGTTGCCGTCGGCATCGGCGAAGGTGCCCCAGATGAAGCGGCGCTGGGCGTCTTCCTCATCGGTGGCAAAGCCCTTGTGCAGGCTCAGCGGCGCCTGGCGCGACAGCAGTGCGACGCCATAATGGCCTTTCTGGCCGTGGTAATGCACGTGGTAACCCAGTGCCTGCACGTCGGCCTGCGGGAACTGATCGTCGCTGACCTTGGTTTCCTGCAGGCCGATCACGTCCGGCTGGTGCTTTTCGATCAGCGCCGCCAGCTGGTGCGGGCGGGCTCGCAGGCCGTTGATGTTGAAACAGACGATCTTCATGGAAAGACAATCCCGGTAAAAGCCGCGATGCTAGCCGACATCGCCTGCCACCACCAGCATGGCGGCTTCGCGGGGCGGCTGCTAACGTGCTTTGCAGGGGGTGAACGATGCACGCTGAGGCACCTCCAAGGCACTGTCTGCCCATTCCAGGAGGTTTGCCCGCAATGCCCGAAACCACTGCCGCTCCGGCGCGTGTCTGCCTGCTCGACGACGGCTACAGCCGTGAAGCGCGTTCACTGTTGTACAACGCCTATCGCCACGAACCGACCTTCGCCTATATCTTCGAGGCCCAGCGCCCGGGGTATGAGCGGCGCCTGCGGGTGATGGTGCGCGAGTGGGTGCGCCAGCACTTCTACCTGCAACTGCCGGCCATCGGCCTGCTGCTGGAGGACCGCCTGATCGCCCTGGCCCTGATCGTGCCGCCGCTACGGCGGTTGGGCGTGGCCGACAGCTGGGCCTGGCGCCTGCGCATGATGCTGGGCACCGGCCTGCGCTGCACCCGCCGCTACATGGACTACCAGGCGGCCCTGGCCAGCTGCCTGCCCACCGATAAGGTCCACGTACTGCCGCTGCTGGGGGTGCACCCGCAGTTTCAGGGCAAGCAGTATGGCGAGCAATTGTTGCAAGCCGTGCACGACTGGTGCGCTGCGGACGCCAGCACCCAGGGCGTGGTGCTGGACACCGGCAACGAGCACTACCTGGCGTTCTACCAGCGCCAGGGCTATGAAGAAATTGGAGAGGTGGCTGTAGGGCCAATCCGAGAGAGGGTGTTCTTTCATCCCAACCCGGTCTCTTCCGATTCTGCTTTCGCCTGAGCGGGCAGCGCAGCGGCTCACTTGAGCGCGCGGCTCTGGTAGCATGCGCCGCATGACGTATTCAGGAAGATTGACCTGGGGTCTGGTTATCTGGGCCGCCAGTTTCGCAGCATGGGGCCAGAGCGAGTTGCTGGTGAAGGTAAAACCGGCCAACAAAGCGCTCAAGGCCAATGTCGAAGGCTACATCGGTACCGTTGGCGACCGCGATGAAGAAGCGCTGCTGCGTTTCAGTCGCGGCGCCCAGGAGCAGGCGCGCAAAGCCGCACAGGCACTTGGCTACTATCAGGCCCAGATCGATACCGAGGTCAAGCCTGCCAGCGCGGCTGACCGTTCCCCGCAACTGATCATCAGCATCGACCCGGGCGAGCCGATTCGCCTGCGCAACGTGACCGTGCGCATCGAAGGCCCGGCCAGCGAGCTGAAGGCTTTTCGCGTGCCCGACAGCAAGGCGCTACGGGCAGGGGAACAACTCAACCATGGCCATTACGAAGATGCCAAACGGCTGATCCAAAACCAGGCGTCGCGCTATGGCTTCTTCAGTGGGCGCTTCAGCCGCCAGCGCCTGGCGGTCGACCCCCAGGCTGGCGTGGCCGACATCGAACTGGTCTACCAGAGCGGCCCACGCTACCGCCTGGGCGCCGTCACCTTTGGCGGCGACACCCCGCTGGACGATGACCTGCTGCAGCGCATGGTCTCGTTCAAGCCAGGTACACCCTACGACTCCGAGCTGGTCGCCGAACTGAACAACGACCTGCAGTCGAGCGGCTACTTCGAAGGTGTGCGGGTGGATGCGGCGCCCACCGCGGCCGTCGGAGAGGAAGTCCCGGTGGATGTCCACCTGCAGACACGCAAACCGCGCACCCTGGGCCTGGGCCTGGGTTTCTCGACCGACGTTGGCCCTCGTGGCAAGGCCAACTGGACCCGCCACTGGGTCAACCCGCAAGGCCACAGCTATGGCTGGGAAACCGAACTGTCGGCCCCTCGGCAGAACGTCGGCCTGTGGTACGACATCCCGCTCGACCCGCCGCTGACCGACAAGCTGCGCTTTGCCGGCGGCTACCAGAACGAGGAAATCGCCGGCACCGATACGCTCAGTAAACTGCTGACGGTCGGCCCCGAGTGGCACAGCAAGCTGCCCAGCGGCTGGCAGCGGGTAATCTCGCTCAAATACCAGCGCGAGGAGTATCGCCTGGGCGACGATTCCGGGTTGAGCAACCTGCTGATGCCGGGCGTGAGCTTTTCCTTCTTGCGCAGTGACAACCGCATCGACCCGCACAACGGCTACCGCCTGCAGTTCGATGTGCAGGCCGCCAAGGAAGGGTTGGTTTCGGATACCAACCTGCTGCATGGCAACGTGCTGCTCAAGGGCCTGACCACCCTTGGTCACAACCACCGGCTGCTCGGCCGGGTGCAGTTCGGGGGCAGTGCAACCAATGGTTTCAAGAACAACGTGCCGCCGTCACTACGCTTTTTCGCCGGTGGCGACCAGAGCGTGCGCGGCTACGACTACCAGACCCTGTCGCCTAAAAACAGCGACGGCGACCGCATTGGTGGGCGCTACCTGGTAGCCGGCAGCGTCGAGTACCAGTATTCGCTGACCGAAAAGTGGCGCCTGGCGACCTTCGTCGACCAGGGCAACTCGTTCAACGACCTTGAGCTGCCGAGCCTGAAGACCGGCGTCGGCTTTGGTGTGCGCTGGGTATCGCCGGTCGGGCCGTTGCGCCTGGACCTGGCCAGGGCGCTGGATGACGACGGCGGCATTCGCCTGCACTTTTCCATGGGGCCCGAGCTGTGAAACGTGTAATTAAGTATCTGCTTATCGGCCTGCTCGGGGTAATTGCGAGCCTGGGCATTGCAGTGGGCCTGCTGTTGGGGACCGAGGCTGGCAGCCGCTGGGTGCTGGGCCAGGTGCCAGGGCTTGAAGTGACTGACTTCCAGGGCCGTCTGGCCGGTCGCTGGCAAGCC is a window from the Pseudomonas anuradhapurensis genome containing:
- a CDS encoding catalase family peroxidase — its product is MKSPLHGQALALRLAAIGAVVLAAGASFAYAAGWLGQPRLTPQRIIDTFEAQAGHYPGYRKNHAKGLCVSGYFQASGQAASLSTARVFSQQRVPVTGRFAIGGANPFAPDTGIPVRSLAIQLSTDDGQVWRTGMNNPPVLAVSTPQGFYEQVLASAPDPATGKPDPGKLQAFFAAHPESAAFRQWAASYKPSNSFASTQYHSINAFRLIDSAGTAHPVRWQLEPHSAFAALPAQVDDKQYLQHDLQQRLAQGPLRWTLRLVLADPGDALDDPARPWPAERRSVDAGTLVLEQVDAPEQGACRDLNFDPLILPTGIEASNDPILAARSSAYSESFNRRSRESLSTGAQP
- a CDS encoding sigma-70 family RNA polymerase sigma factor is translated as MHDLDDHQWRELLARLRRFAVWLTREPGSADDLVQATVERALSRRGQQRDADALRAWLFTILYRLFLDGKRRERLHARWLSWFGRGERDEEPVGDNLEAIVQAQADLQAFARLTAEQRALLLLVTVEGLSYKEAAEALGIPIGTVMSRLSRARNALRQLTEGDPQPPALRRLK
- a CDS encoding anti-sigma factor family protein, yielding MTRLIPSEDELHAYVDERLEPARRAEVQAWLAANPQAAAKVEGWRADARRLRAALAGFADLPAAAQLDLDRLQQQVRQRRQRHWATAAVLLLALGVGGLGGWQVREATLAQAMLPMADAVQAHRLFAGSEALDIQASDPAQLRAWLGRHFNRVGQLPDLAGYGFKPLGARLLSNEQGPAALLVFEDGKGQRISLFLRSPGEQYRRMPDGQRVDGQLQARYWSHGAYNFALVSAADDVRGAGVGEALRLGL
- a CDS encoding autotransporter assembly complex protein TamA — encoded protein: MTYSGRLTWGLVIWAASFAAWGQSELLVKVKPANKALKANVEGYIGTVGDRDEEALLRFSRGAQEQARKAAQALGYYQAQIDTEVKPASAADRSPQLIISIDPGEPIRLRNVTVRIEGPASELKAFRVPDSKALRAGEQLNHGHYEDAKRLIQNQASRYGFFSGRFSRQRLAVDPQAGVADIELVYQSGPRYRLGAVTFGGDTPLDDDLLQRMVSFKPGTPYDSELVAELNNDLQSSGYFEGVRVDAAPTAAVGEEVPVDVHLQTRKPRTLGLGLGFSTDVGPRGKANWTRHWVNPQGHSYGWETELSAPRQNVGLWYDIPLDPPLTDKLRFAGGYQNEEIAGTDTLSKLLTVGPEWHSKLPSGWQRVISLKYQREEYRLGDDSGLSNLLMPGVSFSFLRSDNRIDPHNGYRLQFDVQAAKEGLVSDTNLLHGNVLLKGLTTLGHNHRLLGRVQFGGSATNGFKNNVPPSLRFFAGGDQSVRGYDYQTLSPKNSDGDRIGGRYLVAGSVEYQYSLTEKWRLATFVDQGNSFNDLELPSLKTGVGFGVRWVSPVGPLRLDLARALDDDGGIRLHFSMGPEL
- a CDS encoding GNAT family N-acetyltransferase encodes the protein MPETTAAPARVCLLDDGYSREARSLLYNAYRHEPTFAYIFEAQRPGYERRLRVMVREWVRQHFYLQLPAIGLLLEDRLIALALIVPPLRRLGVADSWAWRLRMMLGTGLRCTRRYMDYQAALASCLPTDKVHVLPLLGVHPQFQGKQYGEQLLQAVHDWCAADASTQGVVLDTGNEHYLAFYQRQGYEEIGEVAVGPIRERVFFHPNPVSSDSAFA
- the xthA gene encoding exodeoxyribonuclease III, producing MKIVCFNINGLRARPHQLAALIEKHQPDVIGLQETKVSDDQFPQADVQALGYHVHYHGQKGHYGVALLSRQAPLSLHKGFATDEEDAQRRFIWGTFADADGNPITIMNGYFPQGESRDHPTKFPAKQRFYGDLQALLEGQFRNDQPLLVMGDMNISPQDCDIGIGPDNAKRWLKTGKCSFLPEEREWLERLKGWGLVDSFRHLHPDVADRFSWFDYRSRGFEDEPKRGLRIDLIMASQHLVPRLKAAGVDYELRGMEKPSDHAPIWLELS